One region of Alphaproteobacteria bacterium genomic DNA includes:
- a CDS encoding DUF1398 family protein, whose amino-acid sequence VDLVGKKKFSFGINGDTHTGDLTFTDTLIPEQLDRMVIKQIITDVQQGKIKYQTFLRRIMEAGCSHYEVFINGRKAIYFGRDGAQHIEEFPKAS is encoded by the coding sequence GTTGATCTTGTTGGCAAGAAAAAATTTAGTTTCGGAATAAATGGTGATACCCACACAGGTGATTTAACCTTTACCGATACACTAATACCAGAACAACTTGATCGAATGGTTATAAAACAAATAATCACGGATGTACAACAAGGCAAAATTAAATATCAAACATTCCTGCGCCGCATTATGGAAGCAGGATGTAGCCATTATGAAGTTTTCATCAATGGACGTAAGGCCATTTATTTTGGCCGTGATGGTGCCCAACATATTGAAGAATTCCCAAAGGCATCGTGA